DNA sequence from the Halichoerus grypus chromosome 8, mHalGry1.hap1.1, whole genome shotgun sequence genome:
AGCGGACAGTGTCCCAGGCACCTACAGAAAAGGTGAGGTAGTTGGGCACGGCAGTGGAGGGCAGGGGGTTCTCCGGGCAGCCCCGCTACCGGCGGGAGAGGCCAGGGCTCTCCACCGCCCTGTGAGCCAGACTGGTCCAGCAGCTCTGGAAGCCGCGGCCTGGCCCGTTTACCAGGAGGAAGGAGCGGCGCGGACAGGGGAGGGTTGTCGGGCTGTTCTGGATCGCGGGGCTCTCCTCTCCAAGCGGCGGCGTCGGAGACTGTGGTGAGAACGTGGTTCTGAGAGACTCAGCGTCGGAACCTTACTGCCCTGTTTTGAATGCTCTCTTTTGCCTCTCCGCAGTGGTGGCTTCGCGAGCCCCCAGGAAGGTGCTTGGTTCCTCCACTTCTGCCACTAATTCCACATCGCTTTCGTCAAGGAAAGGTAAAAAGCGCCCCTGCAACTCCCGGAGGAATCTTCTCAAAGAGGATCAGGCCTTACACCACAGTTCTCCTGACCTGCAAACCTCCTGACCCACTGTGGAATTTATTTTCCTGAGATCCTCACACTTGAATTTCTTCCTTGCCCTCGGATATAATGAGAGGACCTTGGCCTCTCGGCCGGTTGGGGTAAAGGTGGGGGTAGTAAGGAAAAGAATCTCCAACCTCGGGGTTAGGGACAGACACGGTTTATCttcaaactatttttcttttctagtttggcatttttatttttaatatcggCAGATGGCTTTTTCCTGCAAGAGGCTATTTAAGCTCACCTTCACTAGATTAAGAATTAGGACCATAGTTGACGGTGCTAATCAcgttgtcttcttttttttttttttaagattttatttatttatttgagagagagagaatgagagacagcacaagagggaggagggtcagagggagaagcaaactccccgctgagcggggaccgatgtgggactccatcctggatCATGACTGAAGCCagaggcagttgcttaaccaactgagccacccaggcaccctcacgtTGTCTTCTTAgtgtaaaagtttttgttttcatttctgcatgtatttctgtttttttgtttgttttttagcatggtgtgtgtgtatgttttccaACTATGCAGCTCCTGATACTGCTTTTGGGACATTAGAAGGGAAAACTTGGCTGATGAAATAGCTTCACACTGCTCCTTCTGTGCAAGGAGAGGTTGAGAAAATACCGTGCCATCTGGTGCctcattccactcctaggaagTTGAGCAGTTAGGAAGATTAATTCCACAAGGCCTAATTAAGAACGTACAGGGGAGCACAGTGAAGAACTTcgtgggttctttttttttttttaagattttatttatttatttgacagagagatagcgagagcaggaacacaagcagggggagtgggagagcgagaagcaggcttcctgctgagcagggagcccgatgcggggctcgatcccaggcccctgggatcatgacctgagccgaaggcagacgcttaacgactgagccacccaggcgccccaaacttcaTGGGTTCTTAAGTTAACTTAAACTTACCCctgttctaaatatttcattagaaaatatttactaatttactCTCTTTAGATAAAAAGGAGCTGTAGGTCAAAGGTTTTGAAAGGTGATTAATTTATTGAGGATATTCTATACCCTTTACCACTAAATTACAATTAGGGCCACATGCCATTGTCTAGTCCACTATTGAATTACCAGAGCCAACTGGATAAGCCCTTAATGAACATATGTTGGCCAaatgcactttttattttttaagattttatttctttatttgacagtgagatagatagagcacaaataggcagagcggcagggagagggagaagcaggctgtccactgagcagggagcccgatgagggactcgattccaggaccctgggatcatgacccgagccgaaggcagccgctcaaccgactgagccacccaggcacctccaaatgCACCTCTTAAGTCATTTTATAGATCtctatttttttgaaagtaaGCTCTTCGCCTaacgaggggcttgaactcaggaccctaagatcaagagtctcatgctctatgcagtgagccagccaggtgcccctgcagatctctgttgttggttttcttttcttttcttttcttttttttaagattttatttttaaataatctctgcacccaacatggggctcaaaatcacaaccctgagatcaagagcatgcttcaccaactgagccaggcaggcacccacAGATCTCTATTTTTAATCAACTGTATGAAATTGgtaataacctcattttaagtGATGAGGACATTTAAGCTCAGGTTACATACCTTGGTAAAAGTCACacaattaaggggtgcctgggtggctcagccgttaagcgtctgccttcggctcaggtcatgatcccagagtcctgggatggagcctgctccgcaggaggcctgcttctccctcttccactccccctgcttgtgttctctttctcactgtgtctctctctgtcaaataaataaataaaatcgtaaaaaaaaaagtcacacaatTAAATCAGAGctaggtttgaatttttttttaagatttttatttattggggcgcctgggtggctcagtcggttaagcgtctgccttcggctcaggtcatgatcccagggtcctgggatgagccccgcgtcgggctccctgctcagcgggaagcctgcttctccctctcccactccccctgcttgtgttccctctctcgctgtctctctctctgtcaaataaataaataaaatctttaaaaataaaaagatttttatttatttatttatttgagagagagacagagagagcaccatcagggggaggggcagagagagagggataagcagacgccctgccaagcaaggaccctgagatcatgacctgagccaaagtcagacccttaagcaactgagccacccaggcactccgagctgggtttgaattctgtGCTGAGCTATAGGTTGCTGCCAtacactttcttctttctttctttctttgtttcacagagaaagagcacaagcagggtgagtgtcagaggaagagggagaagcaggctctctgcagagcagggagcccgatgggaggctcgatcccagaaccctgggatcatgacctgagccaaaggcagaagtttaatggactgagccacccaggcgccccctacactTTCTAAGTAGTCAAAGCATACCTATAAGTTCCCTTTTGGAAAATTATGAACCAAAGGatcactattatttatttattttttaacatttacttatttattttagagagattggggggaggggcagaggcagagggaaactccaagcagactccattgCTGAGTGTGATTGGACCCCACTCGATCTCACGaacatgagatcacgacctgagccgccaaaactaagagtcataCCCTCAACTGACtgctccacccaggtgccccagatcactattttttaaaagccacttgtactggggcgcctgggtggctcagtttgttaagcgactgccttcggctcaggtcatgatcctggagtccctggatcgagtcccacatcagggtccctgctcagcagggagtctgcttctccctccgaccctcccgaccctcccccctctcatgctctctctctctcagtctttctctctcaaataaataaataaaatctttaaaaaaaaaaaaaaagccacttgtacttttaaaacttcagagagtgggcgcctgggtggctcctgggatagagtcccgcatccggctccctgctcagtggggtgtcggCTTCTCCGCCTGCTCAGGATTGttctctctttatttatttatttgacagaaagagacacagcgagagagggaacacaagcagggggagtgggagaagcaggcttcctgctgagcagggagcccgatgcggggcttgatcccaggacactgggatcatgacctgagcggaaggcagacgcttaacgactgagtcatccaggtgcccctaaataaaatctttaaaaaaaaaataaaaaagcttcagAGAGTATATATGGAAGCAACTTTATAACAGGTAGTTTGTGACAAATgtctttaaagcaaaaaatatgtAGTGGCTCAGTAATTTGCTCATCTTGGTATTCTAACCATTACTTCATAAAGAGGCAGAAATTTTCCCTctatattactattttaaaataaaaaaaattatcagaaattggggcacctgttcggctcagttggtaaaacatgcaactcttgatctcagggtcataagtttaCCCAACGtggggtgtagagcttacttaaaaaaaaatcaggaattggATTTACCTTATGAACTGAAAAGGAGCCGAGGGCTTTGAAAAGTGAAACCTAATTTTGTGGAAACTTTCACATTGctgtatatttattttgcctttcacaggtgttttttttttaagattttatttatttatttgacatagagagagaacaagtaggcagagaggcaggcagagggagaggaagaagtaggctctccactgtgcagggagcccgatgcaggactcgatcccaggaacctgtgatcatgacctgagccgaaggcagccacccaaccggctgagccacccaggtgccctcacagGTGTTTTAAAAACCTTGTTAAGTAAAATTTTGGTGGTTTATACTCTACCTCATATTAGGAAAAAATGTGTCAAAGTTTAGTATGACAATACATAAAACTATTTGAATAGCTCTGCTTCTGATTAAATTATGGAAAGTATTTTCCAGTTGTAAAAATtctgttaattttgttttcctaggACAAAGGATAACtctaacaaaatattattatacattgtattataataatgtataatataatattgaCTGAATACAGCTTTATCATCTCacattttctagttattttaagATGGATGTAATACTACTTAATACTCTGTagatttaatgttaaaaaattgTTTCCCTTTAAGGAATGGCAATTGTATCCTTGGTTCTTATTTAGttccatctgtttttattttatagttgaaaaTAAGTATGCAGGAGGGAATCCAGTTTGTGTGCGCCCAACTCCCAAGTGGCAAAAAGGAATCGGAGAATTCTTCAGGCTGTCTCCTAAAGATTCTGAAAAAGAGAATCGGATTCCTGAAGAGGCAGGAAGCAGTGGCttaggaaaagcaaaaagaaagtaagtttttatattctggaatctaaagaaaatatttatattcttgaAAGTAAAAGACAGAGGGATATTGAGTAACTTTAAAGTTTCTCCTTGAACAGATAAGAAAACACAAAccagggtttttttaaaatttgtgctaATGTTTTTCTAAGTCGCTCCTAAATTTCAAACATCAgtgaaaagtattatttttactcatttcaGTCACTCAAAGAGGATCAGTTCCCAATCAGATGCTAAGTGCTAAGTTATTAACTGTGAACTTCctgtctttattctttcatttttactattttctatactttttttcaaaaaagcaatTTCTATGTTAGTTTATCCAGCATCAATTCTACTAACTCAACCCCTCAAAAAACTACTAGTTCAACTTCCACAAGAAATAAATAACCAATGTagaaaagttggaaaatataGAAATCCCCGTCACTTAGAAAACCATAACACCATGGTGTATTTTCTTTACAACTTCtctaaaaatacctaaaaatacttcaaaaaaaaaaaaaggtgggaatACAACTGCACACATAGAGTTTAGTTTACatacttttttaaacatttgtttgtttattttaaaaaaattttgttcatttaatttttagtaggctccatgcccagcgtggagcccagtgtggggcttgaactcatgaccctgagatcaagaccttagctgagatccagagtgggatgcttaaccgactgagccacccaggcacccccagtgtacacactttatttatttatttatttatttatttgacagagagagacacacgagagagggaacacaagcagtaggagtgggagagggagaagcaggtttcccgtgaagcagggagcccgacgtggggctccatcccaggactctgggatcatgacctgagccgaaggcagacgcttaactgactgagccacccaggcgcccctgtacatagtttttaaaggagataaatagaggagactgggtggctcagtcagttaagcgtctgccgtccactcaggtcatgatcccagggtcctgggatggaatcccgcatcgggctcccagggagcctgcttctccctctgcctgccgctccccctgcttgtattctctctctctctgtcaaataaataaataaaatcttaaaaaaaaaaaagataattaaatcaggatgcctggatggctcactcagttaagcatctgccttcggctcaggtcatgatccctaaGTCCTGAGAGCAAGCCCTGTGTCAGATTCCCTCCTCAgacgggagcctgcttctccctctccctatgctgctcctcctgcttgtgctctctcgctcactctgtcaaataaataaataaataaaatctttttttttttttaagattttatttatgtatttgacagatagcgagagagggaacacaagcagggggaatgggagagggagaagcaggcttcccaccgagcagggagcccgatgcggggctcgatcccaggaccctgggatcatgacctgagccaaaggcagatgcttaacaaatgagccacccaggcgcccctaaat
Encoded proteins:
- the PCLAF gene encoding PCNA-associated factor isoform X3, with the translated sequence MVRTKADSVPGTYRKVVASRAPRKVLGSSTSATNSTSLSSRKVENKYAGGNPVCVRPTPKWQKGIGEFFRLSPKDSEKENRIPEEAGSSGLGKAKRNC
- the PCLAF gene encoding PCNA-associated factor isoform X2, whose translation is MVRTKADSVPGTYRKVVASRAPRKVLGSSTSATNSTSLSSRKVENKYAGGNPVCVRPTPKWQKGIGEFFRLSPKDSEKENRIPEEAGSSGLGKAKRKKIQ
- the PCLAF gene encoding PCNA-associated factor isoform X1, whose translation is MVRTKADSVPGTYRKVVASRAPRKVLGSSTSATNSTSLSSRKVENKYAGGNPVCVRPTPKWQKGIGEFFRLSPKDSEKENRIPEEAGSSGLGKAKRKACPLPPDHSDDEKE